TGATCCAACTCGGGGCATTCTCTGAATAAAAGGCGAAACCACGGATCACCCTAATCTGGCAAAACACTCCGGCCCGCAAATGGTCGCCGGCGGTCTCCTGATTCTTCAATGATTTCGGGCGGTTAGCGAACCGCCCATCCCGCCTCGACCCCATAACATCCCGCCTAATCCCGCCTAAATTGCCGTCCTGAGAATTGCCAGAGTCGGATGATCTCTCACAATGAGCGTGTGAAGCCGAGTATACATGGCCAGGAATCCGGGATTCTTCACTGCCTTCAGAATGACAAAAGCGGCGCGGTCGTTTCCAATCGACTTGCGCAGTGGCGTGCCGGTGGTGTGCGGGTAACGGCTCAGGTTGCCGCTTCCACGATCGGTGAAAGCGGTTCAGGGCTCTGGCGCGATAAAGAACTTCTCCATCAGATAATTGTGAATGCTCACGCCGCGCAGGATGAAATCGCGACGTTTCACCTGGGCGAAGCCCTTCCTGAAGAACAGCCGGCGCGCGGCCTCACTGGCCTCGACAAAGAGCCTGGTTATTCCCCGCGCGCGAGCCTGCTGTTCCAGCCGGTCGTACAATGCGGATGCCACTCCGGCGCCGATTATTTCCGGGTGACAGTACAAGTGGTCGATGTGCCCGTTCAATTTGAGGTCTCCGTATGCAATCGGTTCGTCGGCTTCGTTGACCGCGACCAAAATCAGACGACCGTCCTTAGCCCGCGCCTCAAAGCTCGCCGAGTCCGGCATTGCGGGCGCCCATGCTTCGACCTGCGCTTGACTGTAATCGCGCAGGCCTGCTGTCCGGACCGCGGCGAAAAACACCGCGCCCAGGAAAGCCGCATCCTTCGACTCATAACACCGGATATCTGCAAATCTCATCGTTCACAGCTCCGCGCCGTTAAACGATCCCGCAAAATCCACTGAAAGTCGGCAGCAGATTCAAACTGACACGCTAGCGAAGGCCGCGATGGATCGCGACAGTGCCGAAGCCGGTGAGTTGGTAGGCGGCCTCGGCAAAACCCGCAGCACGCATCATCTTCGCGATGAGGTCGGCGTTGGGATGGCTGCTCAGCGATTGAAAGAGATAGCGGTAGGCCGCGTAGTTTCGGGCGACGATGACGCCCAGCAGCGGAACGATCGTCGCGATGTAGAGCGAGAAAAAATGGCGCGCCGCACCACGCGGCGGCGTCAGATCGAGGCAGACGAGGCGGCCGCCGGGTTTGAGCACTCGATACAGTTCGGCGAAGGTCGTCGGAAGATCAGCGACGTTGCGCAGCATGAAGCCATTGACGATGGCGTCGAAGGTCATGTCGGCGAACGGCAAGCGCATCGCGTCACCGACCATGAAGGCGACCTCGCCGCGCTTTCCGACGCGTGCGGCTTTAGCCGCGGCCGCGACCACCATCGCGGGACAGAAATCCGCG
This region of Candidatus Binataceae bacterium genomic DNA includes:
- a CDS encoding ubiquinone/menaquinone biosynthesis methyltransferase, whose translation is MKPRPNPIDKPARIRDDSARKDDKPAHIREMFAAIVPRYDLVNGLMTLGLDRRWRRLTVALAEPRGARILDIATGTGDLAFEAVRQEARQVVGADFCPAMVVAAAAKAARVGKRGEVAFMVGDAMRLPFADMTFDAIVNGFMLRNVADLPTTFAELYRVLKPGGRLVCLDLTPPRGAARHFFSLYIATIVPLLGVIVARNYAAYRYLFQSLSSHPNADLIAKMMRAAGFAEAAYQLTGFGTVAIHRGLR
- a CDS encoding GNAT family N-acetyltransferase, which translates into the protein MRFADIRCYESKDAAFLGAVFFAAVRTAGLRDYSQAQVEAWAPAMPDSASFEARAKDGRLILVAVNEADEPIAYGDLKLNGHIDHLYCHPEIIGAGVASALYDRLEQQARARGITRLFVEASEAARRLFFRKGFAQVKRRDFILRGVSIHNYLMEKFFIAPEP